In Candidatus Nealsonbacteria bacterium DGGOD1a, one DNA window encodes the following:
- the dcd gene encoding dCTP deaminase encodes MILSDTDIRKYMAEGKIKIDPAPVFEDQLGPCSLDLSLGNRFKMFRPSNYAFIDVKNNYNGELMEEVIVGDGMPFIIQPREFVIAVTKETITLSPDLMGRLDGRSSLGRLGLVVHSTAARFDPGWTGKAVMEFGNLGIRPIILYAGMRICAMTFETLSSPSGIPYLKQKDHKYAGQSGAVASKITEEPK; translated from the coding sequence ATGATATTATCGGATACGGATATAAGAAAATACATGGCCGAGGGGAAAATTAAGATTGATCCGGCGCCGGTTTTTGAAGATCAGCTTGGGCCTTGTTCGCTTGATTTGTCGCTGGGAAACCGGTTCAAGATGTTTCGGCCGTCAAATTACGCGTTTATCGATGTGAAGAACAACTATAATGGCGAGTTGATGGAAGAAGTGATCGTGGGCGACGGCATGCCGTTTATCATCCAGCCGCGGGAATTTGTGATCGCGGTGACCAAAGAAACCATCACTTTATCGCCGGATTTGATGGGGCGGCTTGACGGTCGGTCGTCTTTGGGGCGGCTGGGGTTGGTGGTGCATTCCACGGCGGCGCGGTTTGATCCGGGATGGACCGGCAAGGCGGTGATGGAATTCGGCAATTTGGGCATCCGGCCGATAATTTTGTATGCCGGAATGAGAATTTGCGCCATGACCTTTGAGACGCTTTCGTCTCCTTCGGGAATACCTTATCTGAAACAAAAAGACCACAAATACGCGGGCCAATCGGGCGCGGTGGCCAGCAAAATCACGGAAGAACCGAAATAA
- the deoC gene encoding deoxyribose-phosphate aldolase produces MPSKTKKPQKKVSLASRVDQTNIDPKAGLIDIKKTCAEVKKYGLRGICVNPQWVAAAKDELRDFPAKVICLVDAPIGDSSHEERMQICLTAKNNGADELDVVASLPDIKHERWEEVYKDLAAICEILPTKVIIGSGYLTDKEIAMVSRLVKQAGAICVKTATSKDPLEERELKEKAWHLEIMKKNAPGLLIKASGNIKNAKEAKAYVRAGADIIGTSSGPKIAKGE; encoded by the coding sequence ATGCCGTCAAAAACAAAAAAACCGCAAAAAAAAGTTTCGTTGGCAAGCCGGGTTGATCAAACCAACATTGATCCCAAGGCCGGCTTGATCGATATCAAAAAAACCTGCGCCGAAGTGAAGAAATACGGTTTGCGCGGGATTTGCGTCAATCCCCAGTGGGTCGCCGCGGCCAAAGATGAATTGCGGGATTTTCCCGCCAAAGTGATTTGTTTGGTGGACGCGCCGATCGGCGACAGCAGTCATGAGGAAAGGATGCAGATTTGTTTGACCGCCAAAAACAACGGCGCCGACGAACTGGATGTGGTGGCGTCGTTGCCGGATATCAAGCACGAGCGCTGGGAAGAGGTTTATAAAGATTTGGCGGCGATTTGCGAAATTCTGCCGACCAAAGTGATCATCGGTTCGGGTTATCTGACCGACAAAGAGATTGCCATGGTGTCGCGTTTGGTTAAGCAGGCCGGCGCGATTTGCGTGAAGACCGCCACTTCAAAAGACCCTCTGGAAGAGCGCGAACTCAAGGAAAAAGCATGGCATCTGGAAATTATGAAAAAAAACGCTCCGGGCTTGCTAATTAAAGCGTCCGGTAATATAAAGAATGCAAAGGAGGCGAAAGCCTATGTCCGCGCCGGAGCCGATATTATCGGCACATCAAGCGGACCGAAGATCGCGAAAGGCGAATGA
- a CDS encoding FAD-dependent thymidylate synthase: MPSTKDLKVKFLGITPVFEDETGVLTPQQIVALSGLLTYSGKSIDTILKETQAGGKDLDKKIAAVLRASSLKGHASMATTPVFSFSYEASKFIDSGLTGMIFASAIMASGRRTDTTNDDIVYPAAIQKMGEAAELYKNASEKNIEVLNHLLANGVSKDEASKILQYGIYGTGIIQFPIESLVTLKREYEAEKEWMPEDIGFLINAVEKKLKDYGVDLLYATRVAAPRNTYPYPNIFKDPAPTNFAREIAAQNAGGENFKLLSGDFAVTDGLKKRLQKLESDIKAAAGDKKTIKNKWMELLEERQRIARDYPLSANIKIFSSVAWRVWGDKKRHRTVPMAVDSVYYSALKAARVLTGFKNEIEKKNLTHAMIDKIDAVFSTPPGVREDNEFLYQYLQAGLNSLEVYEKLVGLGIKEKDAIFVVPRGLKFDVVSDYNLYNLIAGYYPLRICSTAEEELRRVSIKEVVAIKSLLQQKGFDWLAWHITPKCQCAGFCLEQNCCGTIKSLVKDYDNDFHKEIHTDLEAKFRQVFNDINGL, translated from the coding sequence ATGCCATCAACTAAAGACTTAAAAGTTAAATTTTTGGGCATTACTCCAGTCTTCGAGGATGAGACCGGGGTTTTGACGCCCCAGCAGATAGTGGCGCTTTCCGGGCTTTTGACTTACAGCGGCAAATCGATCGATACGATTTTGAAGGAAACGCAGGCCGGCGGCAAGGATTTAGATAAAAAGATCGCGGCGGTTTTGCGGGCATCGTCGCTGAAAGGCCATGCGTCAATGGCGACCACGCCGGTGTTTTCGTTTTCTTACGAAGCCAGCAAATTCATTGATTCGGGGCTGACCGGAATGATTTTTGCTTCGGCCATCATGGCTTCGGGCCGCCGCACCGACACGACCAATGACGATATTGTTTATCCCGCGGCGATTCAAAAAATGGGCGAAGCCGCGGAGTTATACAAAAACGCTTCGGAAAAAAATATCGAAGTTTTGAACCATTTGCTCGCCAACGGCGTGAGCAAGGACGAAGCCAGCAAGATTCTGCAATACGGAATTTACGGCACCGGCATTATTCAGTTTCCGATTGAGTCTTTGGTAACGCTGAAAAGAGAATACGAAGCCGAAAAGGAATGGATGCCCGAAGACATCGGATTTTTGATCAACGCGGTCGAGAAGAAACTCAAGGATTATGGCGTTGATTTGCTTTACGCCACGCGCGTCGCCGCGCCGAGGAACACCTATCCTTACCCGAATATCTTTAAGGATCCGGCGCCAACCAATTTCGCGCGCGAAATTGCCGCGCAAAACGCCGGCGGGGAAAATTTCAAATTGCTCTCGGGCGATTTCGCGGTGACGGATGGATTGAAAAAGAGACTGCAAAAATTGGAAAGCGACATCAAAGCCGCCGCCGGGGACAAAAAGACCATTAAAAACAAATGGATGGAATTGCTGGAAGAACGCCAGCGGATCGCGCGGGATTATCCTTTGTCGGCAAACATCAAAATTTTTTCATCGGTGGCGTGGCGCGTGTGGGGCGATAAAAAACGGCATCGCACGGTGCCGATGGCGGTTGATTCGGTTTATTATTCCGCGCTCAAGGCGGCCCGGGTTTTGACCGGTTTTAAAAACGAGATCGAGAAGAAAAATCTTACGCACGCGATGATTGACAAGATCGACGCGGTGTTCTCGACGCCGCCGGGCGTGCGCGAGGATAACGAATTTTTGTATCAATATCTGCAGGCGGGTCTTAACTCGCTGGAGGTTTACGAAAAACTTGTTGGTTTGGGGATAAAGGAAAAAGACGCGATATTCGTGGTGCCGCGGGGATTGAAATTCGATGTGGTTTCGGATTATAATCTTTATAATCTGATCGCCGGTTATTATCCGTTGAGAATTTGTTCCACCGCCGAGGAAGAATTGCGCCGGGTGAGCATCAAGGAGGTTGTTGCCATAAAAAGTTTGTTGCAGCAAAAAGGTTTTGATTGGCTGGCTTGGCACATAACTCCCAAGTGCCAGTGCGCGGGTTTTTGTTTGGAGCAAAATTGCTGCGGCACGATCAAGAGTCTGGTCAAGGATTACGATAACGATTTTCATAAGGAGATTCATACCGATCTGGAAGCTAAATTCAGACAGGTGTTTAACGATATTAACGGATTATGA
- the tmk gene encoding dTMP kinase: MIKNPFPGKFIVIEGLDGSGKATQAAALADFFRRETGAALACEPSASLIGDLIRARLAGDWQASPECLQLLFASDRANHLRQEIIPKLAAGVPVICDRYAFSSFAYGALECDLDWLIDVGRNFIMPDMAIFIDVPVGVCIKRLAAERKTDDIFEKSEILEKVRENYETVMDIFKNETKIEKIDGNRSQEGVFEDAKAAINEILK; this comes from the coding sequence ATGATCAAGAATCCGTTTCCGGGGAAATTCATCGTGATTGAGGGATTGGATGGGTCGGGCAAAGCGACTCAAGCGGCGGCATTGGCTGATTTTTTTCGGAGAGAAACGGGCGCCGCGTTGGCTTGCGAACCAAGCGCGTCTTTGATCGGAGATTTGATCCGGGCGCGCTTGGCCGGGGATTGGCAAGCGAGTCCCGAATGCTTGCAACTGTTGTTTGCTTCCGACCGGGCAAATCATTTGCGTCAAGAGATAATTCCCAAGCTGGCGGCGGGCGTCCCTGTTATTTGCGATCGCTACGCTTTTTCGTCTTTCGCTTATGGCGCGCTGGAGTGCGATCTTGATTGGCTGATCGATGTTGGCAGGAATTTCATTATGCCGGATATGGCGATATTTATTGATGTGCCGGTTGGCGTTTGCATAAAACGCCTGGCCGCGGAAAGAAAAACGGACGATATTTTTGAAAAATCCGAAATTCTCGAAAAAGTCCGCGAGAACTACGAAACGGTGATGGATATTTTTAAAAATGAAACAAAAATTGAAAAGATTGACGGCAATCGTTCCCAAGAAGGTGTTTTTGAGGATGCCAAAGCCGCGATCAATGAGATTTTAAAATAA